In one window of Pseudoalteromonas espejiana DSM 9414 DNA:
- the rppH gene encoding RNA pyrophosphohydrolase, producing MIDAEGFRANVGIVICNNQGQVFWARRYGQHSWQFPQGGVDDGETPEQTMYRELHEEVGLRPEDVEIVASSKHWLRYKLPKRLIRRDSSPVCIGQKQKWFLLKLRCKDEDVNLLKTHHPEFDDWRWVSYWYPVRQVVSFKRDVYRRVMKEFAPYAMPFNKREHHKDQWRHKR from the coding sequence GTGATTGATGCCGAAGGTTTTCGTGCCAATGTCGGAATTGTAATTTGCAATAATCAGGGACAGGTTTTTTGGGCTAGACGTTATGGTCAGCATTCTTGGCAATTTCCCCAAGGCGGTGTTGATGATGGTGAAACACCAGAACAAACCATGTACCGTGAATTACACGAAGAAGTAGGTTTGCGACCAGAAGATGTAGAAATAGTCGCAAGCTCAAAACATTGGTTACGCTATAAATTACCCAAACGCTTAATTCGCCGCGACTCTAGTCCGGTGTGCATTGGGCAAAAACAAAAATGGTTTTTATTAAAGCTGCGCTGTAAAGACGAAGATGTAAACTTATTAAAAACCCATCATCCTGAATTTGATGATTGGCGCTGGGTGAGTTACTGGTACCCAGTTAGACAGGTTGTATCGTTTAAACGCGATGTATACAGACGTGTTATGAAAGAGTTTGCACCTTATGCAATGCCCTTTAATAAAAGAGAACATCATAAAGATCAGTGGCGACATAAAAGGTAG
- the mutH gene encoding DNA mismatch repair endonuclease MutH — MRPTKPYSINDLMQRVNAIAGLTLGQLASQYNFKTPDDLLREKGWTGQLIEYVLGATAGSKPLPDFEDLGIELKTLPISYKGKPLETTFVSVTPLINVTGMTWHTSAVRKKLNHVLWLPILSERDIAPFDRTIGSGFLWQPTPEQDALLQRDWEEQMELIALGRVDEISGHLGDAIQIRPKAANSKVVTDAIGPNGQIIKTLPRGFYLKTSFTGEILKQQFQL, encoded by the coding sequence GTGCGACCAACAAAACCCTATTCAATTAATGACTTAATGCAGCGTGTAAATGCTATTGCTGGCTTAACACTTGGCCAATTAGCATCGCAATATAACTTTAAAACTCCCGATGACCTATTACGTGAAAAAGGCTGGACGGGGCAATTAATTGAATACGTGTTAGGCGCTACGGCAGGCTCAAAACCCCTTCCCGACTTTGAAGATTTAGGCATTGAGCTTAAAACCTTGCCTATTTCCTATAAAGGCAAACCACTAGAAACCACGTTTGTATCGGTAACACCCCTTATAAATGTAACGGGTATGACCTGGCATACGAGTGCAGTGCGTAAAAAGCTAAATCATGTTTTATGGTTACCCATACTAAGTGAGCGAGATATAGCCCCGTTTGACAGAACTATAGGTAGCGGCTTTTTGTGGCAACCAACACCTGAGCAAGATGCGCTATTACAGCGTGACTGGGAAGAACAAATGGAGTTAATTGCACTTGGGCGAGTAGATGAGATATCTGGTCACTTAGGGGATGCAATTCAAATAAGGCCAAAAGCAGCTAACAGCAAAGTGGTTACTGATGCTATTGGCCCAAATGGTCAAATTATAAAAACCCTACCCCGTGGTTTTTATTTAAAAACCAGTTTTACGGGTGAGATTTTAAAGCAGCAGTTTCAGCTTTAA
- the eno gene encoding phosphopyruvate hydratase, translated as MSEIVKVIGREIMDSRGNPTVEADVYLADGSWGRAAAPSGASTGTREALELRDGDKARYLGKGVLNAVGFINNEIAEALKGQNALEQSAVDKVMLDLDGTENKEKLGANAILAVSLATAKAAAQFKKVELYEHIADLNGTPGVYSMPLPMMNIINGGEHADNSVDIQEFMIQPVGAANFREGLRMGAEVFHSLAKVLKADGHSTAVGDEGGFAPNLESNEAALAAIKVAVANAGYELGKDITLAMDCAASEFYDKEANIYDLKGEGKKFTSEEFNFFLQELTQQYPIVSIEDGLDESDWDGFAHQTKLMGDKIQLVGDDLFVTNTKILKRGIDNGIANSILIKFNQIGSLTETLAAIKMAKDAGFTVVISHRSGETEDATIADLAVGTAAGQIKTGSLSRSDRVAKYNQLLRIEEALGSKAPYNGLKEVKGQ; from the coding sequence ATGTCAGAAATCGTAAAAGTAATTGGTCGCGAAATTATGGACTCGCGTGGTAACCCTACTGTTGAAGCTGATGTATATTTAGCTGATGGTTCTTGGGGCCGAGCAGCTGCTCCTTCAGGTGCATCTACAGGTACTCGTGAAGCATTAGAGTTACGTGATGGTGACAAAGCCCGTTACTTAGGTAAAGGCGTATTAAACGCAGTTGGTTTTATTAATAATGAAATCGCAGAAGCGCTTAAAGGCCAAAATGCACTAGAGCAAAGTGCTGTAGATAAAGTAATGCTAGATTTAGACGGCACTGAAAACAAAGAAAAACTAGGTGCAAATGCTATCTTAGCGGTATCGCTAGCTACTGCAAAAGCAGCGGCACAATTTAAAAAAGTTGAGCTTTACGAACACATTGCTGATTTAAACGGCACACCAGGTGTTTACTCTATGCCGCTTCCAATGATGAACATCATCAATGGTGGTGAGCACGCAGATAACTCTGTAGATATTCAAGAGTTTATGATCCAACCTGTTGGCGCTGCAAACTTCCGCGAAGGCCTACGTATGGGCGCAGAGGTATTTCATAGCCTTGCAAAAGTACTTAAAGCAGACGGCCATTCAACAGCGGTTGGCGATGAAGGTGGCTTTGCGCCAAACCTTGAGTCAAACGAAGCCGCTCTTGCTGCAATTAAAGTTGCTGTTGCAAACGCAGGTTACGAGTTAGGTAAAGACATTACGCTTGCTATGGACTGTGCTGCATCTGAGTTTTACGACAAAGAAGCAAATATTTACGACCTTAAAGGTGAAGGTAAAAAATTCACTTCAGAAGAGTTCAACTTCTTCTTACAAGAGCTTACACAGCAATACCCAATTGTTTCAATTGAAGATGGCTTAGATGAGTCTGATTGGGACGGCTTTGCGCATCAAACTAAACTAATGGGTGATAAAATCCAATTAGTAGGTGATGACTTATTTGTAACAAATACTAAGATTTTAAAACGTGGTATCGACAACGGTATTGCTAACTCTATCTTAATTAAATTTAACCAAATTGGTTCACTAACTGAAACGTTAGCAGCAATCAAAATGGCAAAAGATGCTGGCTTTACAGTTGTTATTTCGCATCGTTCAGGCGAAACAGAAGACGCAACAATTGCTGATTTAGCGGTAGGTACTGCGGCGGGTCAAATTAAAACGGGTTCATTGAGTCGTTCTGACCGTGTTGCAAAGTACAACCAACTTCTTCGTATTGAAGAAGCGCTTGGTTCAAAAGCACCTTACAACGGTCTTAAAGAAGTTAAAGGTCAGTAA
- a CDS encoding CTP synthase, which yields MSTKFIFVTGGVVSSLGKGIAAASLAAILEARGLDVTILKLDPYINVDPGTMSPIQHGEVYVTEDGAETDLDLGHYERFIRTKMTSRNNFTQGRVYEDVLRRERRGEYLGATIQVIPHITNDIKQRVYDGAEGHDIAIVEIGGTVGDIESQPFIEAIRQLGTEIGRERALFIHLTLVPFLGPAGEVKTKPTQHSVKELRSVGIQPDILICRSDRKLPNNERAKIALFTNVEEKAVISLPDVDSIYKIPALLKSQELDNFVCRRFHLDAPEADLVEWEQVLYQESNPTGEVTIGMVGKYIELPDAYKSVNEALKHAGLKNRLTINIEYVDSQDLESKGVELLSHLDAILVPGGFGGRGVEGKILAAKYARENKVPYLGICLGMQVALIEYARNVAGLSDANSTEFNANSQAPVVGLITEWLDAEGNVELRDEKSDLGGTMRLGAQKCHLTPGSKVHEVYGNTEIVERHRHRYEVNNNFVEQLEQAGLSFTGLSEDKKLVEIIENKDHPWFIAAQFHPEFTSTPRDGHPLFEGFVAAAHTHQKTSS from the coding sequence ATGAGTACAAAATTTATCTTCGTTACTGGCGGGGTGGTTTCTTCGTTGGGTAAAGGTATTGCAGCAGCGTCATTGGCAGCTATTTTAGAGGCCCGTGGTTTAGATGTTACCATTTTAAAGCTGGATCCTTACATAAACGTTGACCCAGGCACAATGAGCCCAATTCAACACGGTGAAGTATACGTTACAGAAGACGGCGCCGAGACAGATCTTGATTTAGGTCACTACGAACGTTTTATTCGTACCAAAATGACCAGCCGCAACAACTTCACTCAAGGGCGTGTATACGAAGATGTACTTCGTCGTGAACGCCGTGGTGAATACTTAGGTGCAACCATTCAGGTTATTCCACACATCACAAATGACATTAAGCAACGTGTATACGACGGTGCTGAAGGTCATGACATTGCGATTGTAGAAATTGGCGGCACAGTTGGTGATATTGAATCACAACCATTTATTGAAGCAATTCGTCAGTTAGGTACTGAAATTGGCCGCGAACGCGCGCTATTTATTCACTTAACGCTAGTGCCGTTTTTAGGCCCTGCCGGCGAAGTAAAAACCAAACCAACACAGCACTCTGTTAAAGAGCTTCGCTCGGTAGGTATTCAGCCAGATATTCTTATTTGTCGCTCAGACCGTAAATTGCCTAACAATGAGCGTGCAAAGATTGCATTGTTCACAAACGTAGAAGAAAAAGCGGTTATTTCTCTTCCTGACGTAGACAGCATTTATAAAATTCCTGCGCTATTAAAATCGCAAGAGCTAGATAACTTTGTATGTCGTCGTTTCCATCTTGACGCGCCAGAAGCTGATTTAGTTGAATGGGAACAGGTTCTTTATCAAGAGTCTAACCCAACTGGTGAAGTTACTATTGGTATGGTTGGTAAGTACATTGAACTACCAGATGCATACAAATCAGTAAACGAAGCGCTAAAACACGCCGGCCTTAAAAACCGTTTGACCATTAATATTGAGTATGTTGATTCGCAAGACCTAGAAAGCAAAGGTGTTGAGTTACTATCTCATTTAGATGCTATTTTAGTACCGGGTGGCTTTGGCGGTCGTGGTGTTGAAGGTAAAATATTAGCGGCTAAATACGCACGTGAAAACAAAGTACCATACCTAGGTATTTGTTTAGGCATGCAGGTAGCACTTATTGAATACGCTCGTAATGTGGCAGGTTTATCTGATGCAAACTCAACGGAGTTTAATGCTAATTCTCAAGCGCCAGTAGTTGGCTTAATTACTGAATGGCTAGATGCTGAAGGTAACGTAGAGCTTCGTGATGAAAAATCAGACTTAGGTGGCACTATGCGTTTAGGCGCACAAAAATGTCATTTAACGCCGGGTTCTAAGGTGCATGAAGTGTACGGCAATACAGAAATTGTTGAGCGTCACCGTCACCGTTACGAAGTTAACAACAACTTTGTAGAGCAGTTAGAACAAGCAGGTTTAAGTTTTACTGGTTTATCAGAAGATAAAAAACTAGTAGAGATTATCGAAAACAAAGATCACCCATGGTTTATTGCCGCGCAATTCCACCCGGAATTTACGTCAACGCCACGCGATGGTCACCCGTTATTTGAAGGGTTTGTAGCAGCCGCTCATACTCATCAAAAAACGTCTTCGTAA
- the mazG gene encoding nucleoside triphosphate pyrophosphohydrolase, giving the protein MADTNALEQLLIIMQTLRDPEGGCPWDLKQDFKSIVPHTLEEAYEVADCIESGNLPELKNELGDLLFQIVFYAQLAKEQNLFDFNDVVEQLNCKLTRRHPHVFNNKQTLTDEQLAKQWQAIKAQERAAKINPVDAPLWQDIPANMPGLSKAKKIQQRVASLGFDWPTYHGALDKVSEEVLEVKEALERDPYSQHSAEEIGDLLFATVNVARHVKRDPEQLIRQANDKFSARFEKVQGYLIAKGKSLDTATLEEMDQAWEAIKKAK; this is encoded by the coding sequence ATGGCTGATACCAACGCACTCGAGCAGCTTTTAATTATAATGCAAACACTTCGCGATCCTGAGGGTGGGTGCCCTTGGGATTTAAAACAAGACTTTAAATCTATTGTGCCACATACATTAGAAGAAGCGTATGAAGTTGCAGATTGCATTGAATCGGGTAATTTGCCAGAGCTTAAAAATGAGTTGGGTGACTTACTGTTTCAAATAGTGTTTTACGCACAACTTGCTAAAGAGCAAAACTTGTTTGATTTTAATGATGTAGTAGAGCAGCTTAATTGCAAGCTAACGCGACGCCACCCTCATGTATTTAATAACAAGCAAACATTAACTGATGAACAATTAGCAAAGCAGTGGCAAGCTATTAAAGCACAAGAACGGGCAGCAAAAATAAACCCAGTAGATGCGCCGCTTTGGCAAGATATTCCTGCCAATATGCCTGGGTTAAGCAAAGCAAAAAAAATTCAGCAACGCGTTGCCAGTTTAGGTTTTGATTGGCCTACTTATCATGGCGCGCTTGATAAAGTAAGTGAAGAAGTACTTGAAGTAAAAGAAGCGCTTGAACGCGACCCTTACTCACAGCACAGTGCAGAAGAAATTGGCGACTTATTATTTGCTACCGTGAACGTAGCTCGTCATGTTAAACGTGACCCTGAGCAACTAATAAGACAAGCAAACGATAAGTTTTCAGCGCGTTTTGAAAAGGTACAAGGCTACTTAATTGCAAAGGGTAAAAGCTTAGACACTGCCACACTTGAAGAAATGGACCAAGCTTGGGAAGCCATTAAAAAAGCGAAATAA
- the relA gene encoding GTP diphosphokinase, which produces MVATRQSHQQDDTGDFATSLKQLALSQDKITLLNKAQALCVKCDNQARQNTAIEMVEILAELNLDAESLATAYLTHYYLNDLVDLETVEAQLGKNVAMLLTGVAQMATISTLSHQGKGTMQVDNIRKMLLTMVEDVRAVVIKLAEQVCHLRNVKDGDEEERVIAAKETADIFAPLANRLGIGQLKWELEDLSFRYLHPETYKSIAKQLDDKRLAREAYMEDMVEQVKTRLSEAGIDAQVYGRPKHIYSIYKKMQQKNYEFDQLFDIRAMRIVVERLQDCYGALGIVHTNWRHLNKEFDDYVATPKQNGYQSIHTVVFGPEGKTVEIQIRTSDMHQDAELGVAAHWMYKEGALPGRGSGYEQKISWLRKLLQWQEEVVDGGDLAEELKNQVVEDRVYIFTPSGDIIDLPLGATPLDFAYYIHSNVGHRCIGAKVFGKIVPFTHQLTTGDQVEILTQKQPNPSRDWLNPSLGYIKSSRARAKIHHWFKQLDRDKNLSAGKEILDNELQKLDLTYKDLDPAIKRFNFKELDDLMVAIGAGDVRLNQMLNFVSDRTEEEPVIRFKAPSKVTGDKNGIVVDGVGSLMSHVAKCCRPVPGDQIIGYITQGRGIGVHRDDCDAFNNLKEQHPERVISVSWSDEINGSYALSIRIEASDRSGLIRDISSVLANEKVNVINMNVNTVGADQLAVFTMQIEVHDLSGTNRVLSKLHQIEGVHSAKRNQ; this is translated from the coding sequence ATGGTCGCTACACGTCAATCACATCAGCAGGACGACACAGGTGACTTTGCTACAAGCCTAAAACAGTTAGCGTTATCGCAAGACAAAATAACGTTACTTAATAAAGCGCAAGCATTGTGTGTTAAATGTGACAACCAAGCCAGACAAAATACGGCAATAGAAATGGTCGAGATTTTAGCTGAGCTAAATTTAGATGCCGAGTCTCTTGCAACGGCATATTTAACCCATTACTACCTCAATGATTTAGTGGACCTTGAAACCGTAGAAGCGCAGCTGGGTAAAAATGTAGCTATGCTTTTAACAGGTGTGGCGCAAATGGCGACCATTAGCACCTTGTCGCACCAAGGTAAAGGCACTATGCAAGTAGACAACATTCGTAAAATGTTGCTTACCATGGTTGAAGATGTACGCGCTGTAGTTATTAAACTTGCTGAGCAAGTGTGTCATTTACGTAACGTAAAAGATGGCGACGAAGAAGAGCGCGTTATTGCCGCAAAAGAAACCGCGGATATTTTTGCCCCCCTAGCTAATAGGCTTGGAATAGGCCAGCTAAAGTGGGAACTAGAAGATTTATCGTTTAGGTACTTACATCCAGAAACCTACAAAAGCATAGCAAAACAGCTTGATGACAAGCGCCTTGCCCGCGAAGCCTATATGGAAGATATGGTTGAGCAAGTAAAAACGCGCTTAAGCGAAGCGGGTATCGACGCGCAAGTTTATGGCCGCCCTAAGCACATTTACAGCATTTATAAAAAAATGCAGCAAAAAAACTACGAATTTGACCAATTATTTGATATTCGCGCAATGCGTATTGTGGTTGAGCGCCTGCAGGACTGTTACGGCGCGCTAGGTATTGTGCACACTAATTGGCGCCACCTTAATAAAGAGTTTGACGACTACGTTGCAACACCTAAGCAAAATGGTTACCAGTCAATTCATACTGTGGTATTTGGCCCTGAGGGAAAAACCGTAGAAATACAAATACGCACCAGCGACATGCACCAAGATGCTGAGCTAGGTGTAGCTGCGCATTGGATGTACAAAGAAGGTGCATTACCAGGGCGTGGCTCAGGGTATGAGCAAAAAATTAGCTGGTTGCGTAAATTACTGCAATGGCAAGAAGAAGTGGTTGATGGGGGCGATTTAGCCGAAGAGCTTAAAAACCAAGTAGTAGAAGACCGCGTTTATATATTTACCCCAAGTGGCGATATTATTGACTTACCACTGGGGGCTACACCGCTTGATTTTGCGTACTACATTCACTCAAACGTTGGGCACAGATGTATTGGTGCTAAGGTATTTGGTAAAATAGTACCGTTTACGCATCAGCTAACAACAGGCGATCAAGTAGAAATACTGACTCAAAAGCAGCCAAATCCAAGCCGCGACTGGTTAAATCCATCTTTAGGTTATATTAAATCTTCTCGTGCAAGAGCTAAAATACATCACTGGTTTAAGCAGCTCGACCGCGATAAAAACCTAAGTGCGGGTAAAGAAATTCTCGACAATGAGTTACAAAAGCTCGATTTAACCTATAAAGATTTAGACCCAGCCATTAAGCGCTTTAACTTTAAAGAGCTCGATGACTTAATGGTTGCGATAGGGGCAGGCGATGTGCGCCTTAACCAAATGCTTAATTTTGTAAGTGACCGCACTGAAGAAGAGCCCGTTATTCGTTTTAAAGCGCCAAGCAAAGTAACCGGCGATAAAAACGGCATCGTGGTTGATGGCGTAGGTAGCTTAATGAGCCACGTGGCTAAGTGTTGCCGCCCAGTACCAGGGGATCAAATTATTGGCTATATAACCCAAGGCCGCGGTATTGGGGTGCACCGAGATGACTGCGATGCGTTTAACAACTTAAAAGAGCAACACCCAGAGCGTGTTATTTCTGTGAGCTGGTCTGATGAAATTAATGGCTCGTACGCGCTTAGCATTAGAATTGAAGCCAGCGACCGTTCAGGGCTTATTCGCGATATAAGCTCTGTACTTGCCAATGAAAAAGTAAATGTGATCAATATGAATGTAAATACAGTCGGGGCCGATCAACTCGCAGTATTTACAATGCAAATAGAGGTGCATGACTTATCAGGCACTAATCGTGTTTTATCTAAACTGCACCAAATAGAAGGTGTTCATAGTGCTAAGCGAAACCAATAA
- the rlmD gene encoding 23S rRNA (uracil(1939)-C(5))-methyltransferase RlmD, translated as MAQIFKAKKKPLKQQTLTLDITAMDHQGRGVAKHNNKVCFVSGALMGEKVTASLIEDKAKYSSAKLVKVLSPSDARTTAFCKHYHQCGGCQLQHLEINQQVIEKQNAVTQLFSKFAKLDNLNWQAPLLSKPTHYRRSARIAVMYDKAMKKVRVGYRATGSKSIVSIDKCDVLSEAFSDVFNVFDELINQHKALHSISHLQLCQNEAGNFIVIRHTKAISDEAKSYVHNIANAKQWLITWQDQSDVIEHNHLPTPYYLLPKFNLKFEFGLGNFIQVNDEVNQAMLQQSVSWLNLQGNEQLLDLFCGIGNFSLVLAKQAKSVIGVEGVASAVAMATQNAQTNSITNAQFHCFDLTQKIEKAQWFSKALDVLVLDPSRTGAMAVLEQLPLKQFKTILYVSCDPVTLARDSAIISQAGFELTKIGLMNMFPHTGHIETMALFQRR; from the coding sequence ATGGCGCAAATTTTTAAAGCAAAGAAAAAGCCACTCAAACAGCAAACGCTAACACTTGATATAACTGCAATGGATCATCAAGGGCGCGGTGTAGCTAAACACAATAATAAAGTGTGCTTTGTAAGCGGTGCTTTAATGGGCGAAAAAGTAACGGCTAGCTTAATTGAAGACAAAGCTAAGTACAGCAGTGCTAAGCTTGTTAAAGTACTTAGCCCCAGTGATGCGCGCACCACTGCATTTTGTAAACATTACCACCAATGTGGTGGTTGTCAGTTACAACACCTTGAAATAAATCAGCAAGTGATTGAAAAACAAAATGCAGTAACGCAGCTGTTTAGTAAGTTTGCTAAATTAGACAATCTTAACTGGCAAGCCCCGTTATTAAGTAAGCCCACACATTATAGGCGCAGTGCCCGTATTGCCGTAATGTATGACAAAGCCATGAAAAAAGTACGTGTGGGTTACAGAGCAACGGGCTCCAAAAGTATTGTTAGTATTGATAAGTGTGATGTACTTAGCGAAGCCTTTAGTGATGTGTTTAACGTGTTTGACGAGCTTATTAATCAACACAAAGCGCTGCACAGTATAAGTCATCTGCAGCTGTGCCAAAATGAGGCGGGGAACTTTATTGTTATTCGCCATACTAAAGCGATAAGCGATGAAGCTAAAAGTTATGTACATAACATAGCTAATGCAAAGCAATGGTTAATTACATGGCAAGACCAAAGTGATGTTATTGAACACAATCACTTACCAACGCCTTATTATTTATTACCTAAATTTAATTTAAAATTTGAGTTTGGACTTGGTAACTTTATTCAAGTAAATGATGAGGTAAACCAAGCTATGTTACAACAGTCTGTAAGTTGGCTTAATTTACAGGGAAATGAGCAACTATTAGATTTATTTTGTGGTATTGGTAATTTTTCATTAGTGCTGGCAAAACAAGCTAAATCAGTTATTGGGGTAGAGGGGGTTGCATCGGCGGTTGCAATGGCGACGCAAAATGCGCAAACTAACTCTATTACTAATGCACAATTTCATTGTTTTGATTTAACACAAAAAATCGAAAAAGCACAATGGTTTAGTAAAGCACTTGATGTGCTGGTACTAGACCCTTCTCGTACAGGTGCAATGGCTGTTTTAGAGCAACTACCTTTAAAACAGTTTAAAACAATTTTATACGTCTCTTGCGACCCTGTCACTTTAGCCCGTGACAGTGCAATTATTTCGCAAGCAGGTTTTGAACTTACAAAAATTGGGCTAATGAATATGTTTCCGCATACTGGTCACATAGAAACAATGGCGTTATTTCAACGGAGGTAA